The Gigantopelta aegis isolate Gae_Host chromosome 3, Gae_host_genome, whole genome shotgun sequence genome segment TGCAATTGTTGACATTTAACGTCACTGTCttgcattgttgaagtttaatcgttgaataTGGCACGTGGACGGTTATTAGAGGCCCAAATATGGCGTATTATTGGTATGCATGCGACCGGCATGACCTTCAAAAGTACAGGACGTCAACTGATGTATCATTACACCGTAATCAGCAGACTGATACGAAAACACGGGCATACCAATGCTGTAAAGGATCTCCCACGGTCAGGGAGACCGCGCATGACGTCACAGCGCGAGGACAGGGCCCTGCTTCGGCTCGTACGTCGTCAACAAATATTGGTGATTTACTGACAATCAAATGTAACAACACCACGTGGAAGCCACATGTATACGTGGGTGAACATTTCGTACCAGGTTCATTTTGTACCTGATATGAATTCGTATCCTACTTATTTCGTGCCCTAGTAATTTCGTACCAtaatcagatttttttttaaatgcaggcAGTAGAAGACATCAatggcggatccaggggggCGCACGGTCcgtacgccccccccccccccattcgctgcagacattttagttttttacgTTATATTTTACTGTCAAGATTGCAGGAAATCCCATCTACGGCATATCtgcgcgcccccccccccccccccttatagaaaatcctggatccgccactggacaTTGATGGCCCAAAGACATGCATGGATgtagtggtggggtgggggcctCTGCAAAATGAAAgggtatttgtaaaatattagatatatcTGTTCATTAAAATAGGTTCGTTCAAAGCTGCTGTCCCTTAGGGGggattccttttttttcttcatattttcttATAAATAGACTAATTTTTATGTACAAAAGCAAATCTTGTAAAAATGGGCAATTGTATGGTCAAATACTATACGTGgaattattgtattttaaaaattcatttctATAGTAATATTTGTTCTGCTTTTTTATTGTTGCAGGAGGCGGTCCCGTGATGAACCTGAGTGGTATTGCTGAAGTGGTTTACGATGTTTTGGGGCATTCCAATGTTTCCATAAGTGGGGTTGACGGTGGCCTTGATTCGTCATTGATTCAGGTCATTGATTTAGGCACAAGGTACAatagcaataaaaataataatgaacttgtttatttctttatttcactaaatacattattttcagAGAATAGCACTACACTAACCACATCATCCCAAATCAATACAGCGGTCTCAGAGTCTAACCATACCCCCGCCCCTCACCCCCTCCCAATATAATAAAACCTTTgaaccaaaattaaataaatttttacgTTTATAATGAAATTGCAAAAGAAGTAATGAAAACTAATAAGATGATAACTATAATCACATGAAAGTGATACAAGCCTATGGAAACGCCTACCCAGCATAtgtattcaaaataaattactaGTAACGCGCTTTGATAACATTAAAAGTAAGTAACAAACATGCATGTACATCTTCGTTcctataatagaaaaaaaaagaaaaaaaaaaaaatgttaacttGCCCTGCAGAGCAGATATGTTATGGTTTAACCCTCTGGGACTATCAAATGAACAATACCGTACATTGCCAGGGGTGACCCCTCTCCTTGTAAACGAACTTTGTCAAACATATGTATGCATCTGTTTCAGTGTGGTGCCCCAGAGTTCAACCGTCACACCCTCCACCTCTTCCACCATGAACCACCCACCAGCAACCGTCATCGTGGAATCAGTTCCCTGTGGGATAGACGATGATGCAGACGATAGGATAACGAAAAGAAGATATAGACAATTGAAACTAGAGTTGcagaaacaatatttaatgttgaaaattaaaaaaaagaaaaaaaagtgaagaATAGAAACATTATAAATTATCACGAAAACAATGATTCTCTTTAAATGTATGGACGGGTACAGTTTTGCCAGGCGTTAGAAAAATCTGCATATAAGCTAAACAATTCAATGTTTCATTTTACTGtatggcggccacctgtctATGACAGCCATGTTGAGGTTCCCCAACGTATTTTACTATGTGTTTTAACTTTGTATGTCAACCACCTGCTCAACGCGGCTACCGGTCACAATTTTCGAACTAAAAGGCGAAAATGAACCTGTTGTCGCGGCCATAAAAATGCATTGTAAAGAAATGGATGCAGCAGTTACCGTGATAAATGTTGAATTGAAAGCCGGTTCTCAGCCGGAATATCAGCGATCAtgttcactttaaaaaaaaaaccccaccaacatAACAATAGCTATAGGATTGCAATATGTAGCAACcgttatgtatttatttgattGGCTGTTTATTAAGCAGTAGTGATCTGTTGTGTCAGGTCTCGTCATGTCAAAGGTCATAACTGTAAACACAATAGGATGAATACTTTGCAGTATCATTTAGACTCATGTCGGCCACTTTTGTGGTTGCTTCTTTGATATAGAAATTAACATGTTAGATGTTGTTTGGTGTTGTTCGGTGTTCAATGAATTGTTCCAGGTTAGCTTTGATAAGACAAAAAAATCCTTTAATCTTGTGACAAGTGCTGAAGACGGGTAACTGGCGGCAATTAGTAGACCAGTGTAGTTATTGGCGCATGCTCGTATTCGACAATTAACAGGTGTTTTTACCTTGAGATGTAATCGGCGGTAACCATTAAAAGCAGTTGTTGAGAGTCTTGTTACCGAAAACAACGTGTCAGCTCTtgaggttattattattaaatattgttgctgTTTATTTCTGACATTTGTTTCTAAAAATGGCACCTAAAATTCGTAAGCCGATCGCGTTAACGCTAGTACAGAGGGTAAGCGTAAATTTGGATGTACACtgtatttgtttagtttttgttaaaGAGTTCTAGCATAacaataaaattgtaaatttttgtTGACATTTATTCGGACCTGGATATGACGTCCAATTTTGGCCGGCCCCACAAGTGGCCGTCATATTAaaaaacgtatatatatatatatcatattattttaCTCTGATTAAGTACCCTGGAAGTGAATGTTGGTGAACTGAAGACGATGTCCTTGTGGATTGGATGCTCCTGCGGCTTCCGTTTCTTCGTCTCCCTCCTCTTCATCATCGTCAGGGTAATCACCAGCTTCATCTGGTGACATCTGGATGTTACGGGCTTTACAAATGTTATGTAGAACCGAGTATGAGAGAATTACTTTGCAAGTCTTGGCAGGTGTTAAGCGGATTTCTCCATGGaagaagccggtaccgggctgtgaaccctttacctaccagcctgtagtccgatggcttaaccactgcgccaccgaggccggtgtgttcTTTCTGACACTCCCTAGGAACCACTTTGCAAAggtttaaatgtatatataaaaacgtataatatatatatcgtttggtgcaaaaatcatggctataggttaacagaaactgggagaaattttgaccaagtgtgataggggttaaaaaaacaaaacaaaccacttAATAAcaggtatgaccacctcttgaattgaccactgcagtgcatcgcaggcgcatagaattgactaaagtgttgatttctgcctgtggaatattgttccattcctgaatgagcgcttgacgaactTCGTTGATCGTACGGGTgagttgggacgacgcctcaattgtctgtccagactatcccagacatgctcgatggggttgagatcaggacttttagcgggccagtcatcaatgaaatcaatgttatttgtcctaagaaaatttacagtgtctctagctgtatgagaggtggcattatcatgctgaaaaatcgagatgttggcgttgttatggcacagaggaatgacgtgatgagcgagaatgtcatcgcggtaacgttgagcatttaacttgccatcaatgacgactagtggtgaacgataaccatgggcagtggctgcccagaccatgacagaacccccacccttgaaacgatctcgttcaagaacacaacagtcagcatagcgttcatttctcctacggtagacgcgcaccctgccatcaccaaagacgattacgaacagtttgcccactgattcggttattatgaagcccaggtgtgttagcagcagtagcagtggcagtttggaatcgattgcgcaaatgcgtgttcatgatatagctgccttgaccacgcgttgtaacacgcggacgtccacgacgtggtgcttcctgtcgttcgaaatcttacgcgaagatttcgtatcgctcgattagaactcccaacatgccttgcaacgtgtTCTGTCGActtgccagcatcaagcatgccaatcgcccgttcgcgtaaattattgggtattcttggcatactaaaaatgctacaatgtaaaaaacgtatttttttttacaaattatgaagcgttttcgttcacttgacaacaatgtcagtaagacaagtaaaacaaattgaccgaatactacacgggacatgtcgaaccatgcatgcatgtgcaaattgaatttcacgttgtcgacgattaacagtgcaaaaataatcgataaaattcatgaatcctgataatacagctcaaggctaatactacctatataatttcattacacaatgaattctttaacacaacaaatgcTATATGtccaaatcggaagtttctttttttgttcagtatatatatatatatatatatatatatatatatatatatatatatatatatatatatataaatatatatattgcacttttgtcctacgctattactccgagtttcacgcccTTCGACGATCTTCAGATAGCTGACACTGGTGAAAAGATTGcagggtttttatttttgtgtaggGCGGTTGCGTGGTTTGGGCTTACTGGTGTGACGGCATTTTGAGATGAGCTCAGTCCTTTTGTTgagattgtttttgtcttttgtttgtagGATGGCGAGCTTTTCCTCAATGCACAGGTTGCATTGGCCGGAGTTTCGTTTGTACGTGTTCGACTGTTTGATAATTTGCCAgcttatttcataatttgttcgCTGTTTTTTTAGTTCCCAGACATGTTTAGATAGCTCGGTTTCTTTCGAGTTTGAACGATTTCGTGTGATTGTTGTATCgttgtttgaaatatatatatatatatgctaaatgaccatatgtttcacatccaatagtcgtgattaataaatcaatgtgctctagtggtgtcgttaaataaaataaactttatttcttAACACTATAGCccatatatgtttttttattcagtaattctcttcaaattaaacaaaaacaaaaaaaaacacacgaaAAAACACCCCGCTAgttattatttccttttttaaagaatgtaatagtaaaagtaaataaataagtaagtaagtaaataaataaataacaaatgcaaGATAAAAAAGGGTTACAGGTTGCCCTAGACATACTACGAAGCTGCGTACCCAGATCTCCGAAGCGCATCACAAGGGGACTCGAACCGGTTTTGATGAACACATCAGCCCATCACGCAGACGACACAGCCATGTTCTAGAACAAactaaaatatgtaatatactcttcaaaagaagaaacgcaaaaccatattgtcgtaacatttggagaattgatttaattattgaatggtgagtccgataattaccaaatgttggaggattgttcacaattcactctagtccattgtgagtaagtgataggacacaccaccaaggtcaaggtcatctggagtcaataccgggtgtggcatccgcgtgtgttgacaactgcctggcaccgcctgcccattgaagcaaccagagtaaggatgacgtcccgggagatggtggcccactcggcctgcaaggctgctgccagctcgggcagggtctggggctgtggttgtcgctgtcggaggcgtcggtccaactcgtcccatagatgctcaattgggttcaaatccggtgatatcaatggccaaggaaggacattaatgttgttgttctgtaggaaagccgttgtgagacgtgctgtgtgaggcctggcgttgtcatgttggaacactgcgttggcgttggccataactggaacgatgtgtggccggaggatctggtcaatgtagccctgtgcattcaggttgccctgcacgtggaccaggtcagttctgccagtgtgtgagatggctgcccacaccatgacactacccccgccgaatctgtccacttcctgcacgcagtttgccgcataacgttcaccacgacgcctatacacgcgacatcttccatcatgacgtcggagcagaaatcgggactcgtcactgaaccacacctgtctccatcgcagttgaggccattgtcgatgaatctggcaccactgcagtcggagttgacggtgttgtggtgttaagatgacacctcgaactggacgtctggcacgaattcctacctcacgtaggcggttccgtacggtctggtcggatatcctgcgcaaacctggtattgctgcggctgtggaggtggcagtagtcaatcgttcccgaaggtggcgtacccggatgtagcggtcctgcccgggggtagtgacccgtggtcgaccggatctagggaggtcacgtgttgatccatgttgctggtaacggtcccacattctggagatggtgcttggggacacatggaatgccctggcaacggccgttctggattcgcctgcgtctagtcggccgatggcattgtttctctgcggttcactgagacgtggcatgtcctggattgtcaactgtcggccagatacagaggccaggcaagcgaacaccctgcacttttatactgtcggtgttcatgttgcacgtgcagacaacgcacgtgcagtggtgacatggtttgcacgtggctgcgtttttgcgaatattcacattttggaactttattgtacagtagctgcgttttatcgaatgtaaccgtgggaatgtgtttgggacatgcagtgaccttatattcacaaagcatgagttataacccatttgtacccttttgcgtttcttttttttgaagagtatataacgtATATAACCACCATTCAAAACTGTCACAGTGGGACTTGAGTGTATAAAagaattatattttcttcttctttttttttttttttaccacaaatGTACTATTTCTCaattcaattaaaaataattatttataactaAGTTCTATATaagtatttaacaaaaaaaacacaaaaaaaactagggcaacaacaataaaattgtTACTGGGACACGTGACACGGGAATTCCCCGGATATCACCCGTTTACACCACTGAGAACGCTACATCCACAGTCGACAAGGGATATATCGGTCTGTGTGTGTACAGGGGCGTGAGTAGAGTGGGGGttgttttattcatatatatgcatatgttCCGGGGGCAACCTGGACGGAACACACTAGTACCTTCGCACGGCACGGTCTAGATCCCCCTTgcataatttcctgcacacgcgcctggtggatgtatgtttgtgtgcgtgcgtgcatttTAAACTATGTACGGCCATTTGCCGTCTAATTTGTGGATAGTTCGCTATCAGATCGACAAGTAAAcaggcagagagacagagaaggggatggggggggggggggagagagagttCTTTTACTTCCACTAATAATGTGCTAAAGTATTGctaaataacaaattatttcctttctttttagcTCTTTAAAGGCACTACCCTGAGTGTTCAGCAACTGTTAAGATGCTGTTGTCCACCAACAACTATACActattcataaaataaactgCAGAGTATATGATAAAGATGCATTCAATTTATTCActaaaaatatttgattaagATATGGTTAATTGTATGACAATTTCAAATAGACTGatgaacaatatacatgtattcatactaGTATAATCATTCTCTTTGAAACATTTCTTGGGAGAATAAATAGGCTACTAACGTATGTACacttttgaaatgttatatgAAGGGGTTTTGCAGTCACATTACTTCTGATGTTTGTTCAGATTTTGAGATGTTTTAGTATCAGTTTTATCGAGCTTTCTTTGTGAAAATGTTTAGTTTATGTCGCCATAGGCATGACTGCATGCTCATATATTGCGATACCCATGGAGAGTATAACTTTCACTGCCggtcccccacccctccaaccCCCACCTCCATTCCTCCATGCTCCTCGTCTTGCCGGGAAGATAGGCCCGCACGTAATTATCGTTTTCCCGTCGACAACATATTAGGCTTATGTGTTTCCATGTCTAGTTTTTTACTCGAATGACATATGGGTCTAATCTGTGGAAGCGCCACTGTTGGTTTTGAAGTCAGCGCTCCTATAAGTCTGGCTTGTTCTTTCAACTTCCTCCTTCCTTCCTGGATCTTGTAGTTGAGGAACGTGTTCTCTTCGCACTTGTGTACCAGTTCCACACGGCACTCCTCCAAGTTACATTTATACAAACATCGCTGACCATTACACCTCCAGAACCGGCCATCGTCCGTCAGGACGTCTTGTCCATCATCGTTCATTCCATTTAAATTCTTTTGGAGAATTAATATCTCTTTGTTTTTAGAATCAATGGTACTTTTTAACCTCAATATATCCTGGTATAACTTGGCATTCTCTTTAAGAAGTTGGTCGTATTTACAGTGTAGTCGGTTTTGCTTTTCCAGTTCTGCAATCTTCTCTTCTTGACTGAGTATGACTTTTTCCTTTTCAGAAATTTCCTTCTGAAGAACTTCATTGCATTTTTCCAGTTTCACCACAGACTCGTGATTTCTTTTAACGTCTGAAATAAGAGTCTCGTTCTTCCGGCGGTATCGCTCTTCTCGCTGTCGTAGAACTCTCGTGAGGTTTCCGAACTCTCGTTGAAACTCCTGCGCTATGATTTTCTCATCACCGAGCTCCTTCTGAAGAGTGCTGAGTGATCTTTCGTATTCCTTCTCACTCTGGTCCTGGGCACACTTCAAAAACTGAAGGCGAAATAGCAAGCCTTGGTTTTCAAACACAACTCTGTCTCTAATAAATCGCTTTAGCGCTCTCAGTTCCTCGATACTCAGCTTCTTGGAAAGACGACTGTGTTCTCGGAATAGATCTGCAAAATAAATGGTTTTGGGTCAGATGAGTTGTCcgtttgaaaaaaacaaaaacattaatgtaagtaaaaattaatgtcaaaataaagtatgcTGAAACATCTGTAGGATTTTGTTGGCGAGTGTTTGATCCttctattaacaaaacaaaatacaaaagattAGCTGTTTTTTCAACGAAATTAATAAATTACGTCTTTGaagaataacatttttttttccacaatCAGAGCAGCGACTCCAATTCAAGGTACTGTACAGGTTCAATGATGAGATGAAAGACTTTAACACCTATTTGTCTATCCTCCAaattactaacaactaacaattacaTCTATTctagacagacagcctagatataTCTACTGTGTGCCCCAAAAAGCATGTTTGTGCTTTGAATGGCTTGTCTAGGGTGCCAAATACAATTGCCCTATAAAAAGTAACCGGGGAAAaaaaccagaagaaaaaaagaaaagagaaatgaAAAAGCTTAATCTGATTCAGtggttatatttgtaaataaagagAATCGATATCCATGACCACACGCCCAAGATGTCAATACGCCTCTTACTGAAACCGCTAAGTTGTCAGATGGAAAGTAATATTCGATATATGGATGTCTTCAAATATACCTACGAGAAAATCAGTAATAACAGTTTGCCATTTCGAACGTCTTCTATTTCTAGCTCTGTCAGTGCAGAACCGGGCCCGTAGTTGTACGGTGTGGGCTTTTTTTTTGccatactctatataaataaagataaaaatgtgtCTGGTtgttcccctcccccccccccccccccccccccacttccctTCCTCCTACAATAGAGACTGTGGCACCCTTATTTAAAGAGTGTGTCCCCACCAAACTCTAGATATCGTTCCTCCGGGCCTGACTTAGACTTAAGAGTATTGTACGTGTctctataccactaaggtttcaagcatgtccacCCCGGATCCGGTCTCTGGATAACCAGTgatctgactcgggacagaaaTATCCGGGCTTGAGAATTACCTTTGAATTATAAGAATTTATGTATATTAGAATTCTAAtggaaaagaaaacaacatcAGAAGTACAATTGTACATTTTACAGcgaaaaaataaaagtatttattaaCCTTTCAGTCTTTAGTGAAATACCTAAATGACTATAATGTGTAACTcgcattattaaaaaatatatttatattctgttatttttaacTTAGCCCAAAAAATATCTTGAAGAGAAATTACCAATGTTAGTTGTATTTGTGCCATATttggatttcttttctttcacaatttattttattttacgtaaaaacaatataatgtaattacagttgtgaattgaaataattttatatgtattgttctttttgaaacatatttttataataacgcAAATAATATAGTATTTGACATTTGAAAAAAGTACTATCAACATCTATAATGACAGTATTCTACATTCTGAAAAATTATTATCATCTATAACATTAACATTGGCGTACTTCCaggaattaaatatatattctactCTACGGGAAACCAGGTacaaacatataaaacataacaCACGACAagcatatatattatagaaagaTTCCACAAACCATCTATGCCTGGTAAAGTGGTGCCATTCATGATGATGCTATGCAACTTTGTTGCCGTGTCCGCCAAAACGTTTCCCGAATTTAAAATCCGCAGTCATTATAAATGGTGTTCAAAGTCATGTGACCAAGACTGGCAACTACAAGCAGACGACAGAACTCTCTACTTACGACTATCGATCAACCGATAATGGCTGAAGTACAAATGTCATCATGAAACATGCCAGCAAATAGATTCTACATTTCATCACAGCTGCAACTCTTTTTCTACGGAAACGGGTCGGTTACGACAATAGCTTGACCTTAGAATCATTAGTTTAAGTAAATTTGCTTCGGACTTAAAAATATGTTACTAGtggaaatatatttacattctTCTTAAATAAATGAACGCAGTTGACACAAacatctctgtctgtatgtccgactctctctctctctctctctctctctctctctctctctctctctctctctctctctctctctctctctctctctcatctccaTCCTACCTCTctctccccaccaccaccacccctctaTGTCCATCAAGTGACAACTAAATCGAGTTAGATGCCCAACAGCCTTTATtcctcactccagccagtgcactacgactgatacatcaaaggccgtggcatgtgctatcctgtctatcgaatggtgcatataaacgatcccttgctgctaatcgaaaaaagtagcccatgaagtggcgacagcgggtttcctccctcaatatctgtgtggtccttaatcatgtgtccgacgccatataaccgtaaataaaatgtgctgagtgcgtcgttaaataaaccatttgaaacccgctgtcgccacttcatgagctactcttttcgattagcagcaagggatcttttatatgcaccatcccacagacatggtagtacataccacggcctttgatataccagtcgtgatgcactggctggaacgagaaatagcccaataggcccaccgacggggatcgatcccacaccgaccgcgaatcatgcgagcgctgtaccactgggcta includes the following:
- the LOC121368785 gene encoding uncharacterized protein LOC121368785, yielding PKTIYFADLFREHSRLSKKLSIEELRALKRFIRDRVVFENQGLLFRLQFLKCAQDQSEKEYERSLSTLQKELGDEKIIAQEFQREFGNLTRVLRQREERYRRKNETLISDVKRNHESVVKLEKCNEVLQKEISEKEKVILSQEEKIAELEKQNRLHCKYDQLLKENAKLYQDILRLKSTIDSKNKEILILQKNLNGMNDDGQDVLTDDGRFWRCNGQRCLYKCNLEECRVELVHKCEENTFLNYKIQEGRRKLKEQARLIGALTSKPTVALPQIRPICHSSKKLDMETHKPNMLSTGKR